The Strix uralensis isolate ZFMK-TIS-50842 chromosome 13, bStrUra1, whole genome shotgun sequence genome window below encodes:
- the ZBTB33 gene encoding transcriptional regulator Kaiso isoform X1: MDVRAAAVPGMEGKKLISATDTQYSSVLLQSLNEQRGHGLFCDVTVIVEDRKFRAHRNILSASSTYFHQLFSVAGQVVELSFVRAEIFAEILNYIYSSKIISIRSDLLDELIKSGQQLGVKFIADLGIPPSEGKNMPSEVKDGASGTSTSSPGQKDAETQVPVIRPESQEITDGMPVITQSFSLHGIEYETTKITVSDSDDEDDDVIFCSEIVPPKECSKGTNAATQNQPCPSPAGVSDQKSCGSGGSPHLTSTTAAQKLTSSASQLSPKQTQSSAESLVSATPQHLTPNIIVLNKPLLNSSLSASSSHQAHVTPTINLLEENQQPSNNGSLTEVETTAVDDEEVVEDDVDIISSSSPGSVSSSSLVQQPSIPKAATTEGSGVQKKQVVTFSQEPFSKPGEFKIKISDVLTGNNKEFSTGVAPKHVAEGQKIITLDTATEIEGLSTGCKVYANIGEDTYDIVIPVKGDSEEGEAKLDETPRTSGGGSPNRKRMKVKHDDHYELIVDGRVYYICIVCKRSYACLTSLRRHFNVHSWEKKYPCRYCDKVFPLAEYRTKHEIHHTGERRYQCLTCGKSFINYQITASHIRSVHSQDPSGDTKLYRLHPCRSLQIRQYAYITDHSSSIPVINEGGIVYRVGTGKDGTEGTTSNPPAKQITWDDIFIPQGNEAIFKQNPSEGSTEFEFVIPESY; encoded by the exons ATGGACGTGCGGGCAGCGGCGGTGCCAG gaatggaggggaaaaaactgATTTCTGCAACAGACACACAGTATTCTAGTGTGCTCCTTCAGTCTTTGAATGAACAGCGTGGCCACGGACTTTTTTGTGATGTTACTGTCATCGTGGAGGACCGGAAATTTCGAGCTCACAGAAACATCCTTTCAGCCTCAAGCACTTATTTTCACCAGCTTTTTTCAGTGGCTGGGCAAGTGGTTGAACTGAGCTTTGTAAGAGCAGAAATTTTTGCAGAAATTCTTAATTATATTTACAGTTCCAAAATAATCAGCATTCGATCTGATTTACTTGATGAACTGATTAAATCAGGGCAACAGCTGGGTGTTAAATTCATAGCTGATCTGGGCATCCCTCCGTCTGAAGGAAAAAACATGCCAAGCGAGGTCAAAGATGGTGCTTCAGGAACTTCAACCTCTAGTCCAGGTCAAAAGGATGCTGAAACACAAGTACCTGTAATAAGGCCAGAGAGTCAAGAGATAACGGATGGGATGCCAGTTATAACACAGTCATTCTCCTTACATGGCATAGAATATGAGACTACAAAAATTACAGTGAGTGATTCagatgatgaggatgatgatgtAATTTTTTGCTCTGAAATTGTTCCTCCAAAAGAATGTTCTAAAGGTACAAATGCTGCAACCCAGAACCAGCCGTGCCCAAGTCCAGCTGGAGTTTCTGACCAAAAATCATGTGGCAGTGGTGGCTCTCCCCATTTGACGAGCACCACAGCAGCTCAAAAACTCACTTCATCTGCCAGTCAGCTAAgcccaaaacaaacacaatcaAGTGCCGAATCACTTGTCTCTGCAACACCGCAGCATTTGACTCCTAACATCATTGTGCTAAATAAGCCTCTACTTAACTCATCGCTCAGTGCCAGCTCCTCGCATCAAGCACATGTGACCCCTACAATTAATTTACTTGAGGAGAACCAGCAGCCATCGAATAATGGCTCCTTAACTGAAGTGGAAACGACTGCTGTTGATGATGAAGAGGTTGTTGAAGATGATGTTGATATCATTAGCTCTTCTAGTCCTGGTTCAGTCAGCAGTAGCTCTTTGGTTCAGCAACCTTCTATACCCAAGGCAGCAACCACTGAGGGATCAGGTgtacagaaaaaacaggttgttACATTTTCACAAGAGCCATTTTCTAAACCCggagaatttaaaataaaaatctcagatGTCCTCACTGGAAACAACAAGGAATTCAGTACAGGTGTAGCACCAAAGCATGTGGCAGAAGGACAGAAAATCATAACATTAGATACAGCAACTGAAATAGAAGGGTTATCCACAGGCTGTAAGGTTTATGCAAATATTGGTGAGGATACGTATGACATAGTCATTCCTGTAAAGGGCGATTCCGAGGAAGGCGAAGCCAAGCTTGATGAAACACCTAGAACGTCTGGTGGTGGTTCTCCAAACAGGAAACGCATGAAAGTAAAGCACGATGACCATTATGAGCTCATAGTGGACGGAAGAGTCTATTACATTTGTATTGTGTGTAAGAGATCCTATGCGTGTCTGACCAGTTTACGGAGACATTTTAACGTTCATTCCTGGGAGAAGAAGTATCCATGTCGATACTGTGACAAAGTTTTTCCTCTTGCAGAATACCGTACGAAGCATGAAATTCACCACACCGGTGAGCGAAGGTACCAGTGCTTGACCTGTGGCAAATCTTTCATCAACTACCAAATTACAGCCTCCCACATTAGATCAGTGCACAGCCAAGACCCTTCCGGAGATACCAAGCTTTATCGACTGCATCCCTGCAGGTCTTTGCAGATCAGACAGTATGCATACATTACTGATCACTCAAGCAGTATACCAGTAATAAATGAGGGTGGAATTGTTTATCGTGTTGGCACGGGGAAGGATGGCACTGAAGGAACAACATCTAACCCTCCAGCCAAACAGATTACCTGGGATGACATTTTCATTCCACAGGGAAATGaagcaatttttaaacaaaatccatCAGAGGGAAGTACTGAGTTTGAGTTTGTAATACCGGAATCTTACTGA
- the ZBTB33 gene encoding transcriptional regulator Kaiso isoform X2: MEGKKLISATDTQYSSVLLQSLNEQRGHGLFCDVTVIVEDRKFRAHRNILSASSTYFHQLFSVAGQVVELSFVRAEIFAEILNYIYSSKIISIRSDLLDELIKSGQQLGVKFIADLGIPPSEGKNMPSEVKDGASGTSTSSPGQKDAETQVPVIRPESQEITDGMPVITQSFSLHGIEYETTKITVSDSDDEDDDVIFCSEIVPPKECSKGTNAATQNQPCPSPAGVSDQKSCGSGGSPHLTSTTAAQKLTSSASQLSPKQTQSSAESLVSATPQHLTPNIIVLNKPLLNSSLSASSSHQAHVTPTINLLEENQQPSNNGSLTEVETTAVDDEEVVEDDVDIISSSSPGSVSSSSLVQQPSIPKAATTEGSGVQKKQVVTFSQEPFSKPGEFKIKISDVLTGNNKEFSTGVAPKHVAEGQKIITLDTATEIEGLSTGCKVYANIGEDTYDIVIPVKGDSEEGEAKLDETPRTSGGGSPNRKRMKVKHDDHYELIVDGRVYYICIVCKRSYACLTSLRRHFNVHSWEKKYPCRYCDKVFPLAEYRTKHEIHHTGERRYQCLTCGKSFINYQITASHIRSVHSQDPSGDTKLYRLHPCRSLQIRQYAYITDHSSSIPVINEGGIVYRVGTGKDGTEGTTSNPPAKQITWDDIFIPQGNEAIFKQNPSEGSTEFEFVIPESY; the protein is encoded by the coding sequence atggaggggaaaaaactgATTTCTGCAACAGACACACAGTATTCTAGTGTGCTCCTTCAGTCTTTGAATGAACAGCGTGGCCACGGACTTTTTTGTGATGTTACTGTCATCGTGGAGGACCGGAAATTTCGAGCTCACAGAAACATCCTTTCAGCCTCAAGCACTTATTTTCACCAGCTTTTTTCAGTGGCTGGGCAAGTGGTTGAACTGAGCTTTGTAAGAGCAGAAATTTTTGCAGAAATTCTTAATTATATTTACAGTTCCAAAATAATCAGCATTCGATCTGATTTACTTGATGAACTGATTAAATCAGGGCAACAGCTGGGTGTTAAATTCATAGCTGATCTGGGCATCCCTCCGTCTGAAGGAAAAAACATGCCAAGCGAGGTCAAAGATGGTGCTTCAGGAACTTCAACCTCTAGTCCAGGTCAAAAGGATGCTGAAACACAAGTACCTGTAATAAGGCCAGAGAGTCAAGAGATAACGGATGGGATGCCAGTTATAACACAGTCATTCTCCTTACATGGCATAGAATATGAGACTACAAAAATTACAGTGAGTGATTCagatgatgaggatgatgatgtAATTTTTTGCTCTGAAATTGTTCCTCCAAAAGAATGTTCTAAAGGTACAAATGCTGCAACCCAGAACCAGCCGTGCCCAAGTCCAGCTGGAGTTTCTGACCAAAAATCATGTGGCAGTGGTGGCTCTCCCCATTTGACGAGCACCACAGCAGCTCAAAAACTCACTTCATCTGCCAGTCAGCTAAgcccaaaacaaacacaatcaAGTGCCGAATCACTTGTCTCTGCAACACCGCAGCATTTGACTCCTAACATCATTGTGCTAAATAAGCCTCTACTTAACTCATCGCTCAGTGCCAGCTCCTCGCATCAAGCACATGTGACCCCTACAATTAATTTACTTGAGGAGAACCAGCAGCCATCGAATAATGGCTCCTTAACTGAAGTGGAAACGACTGCTGTTGATGATGAAGAGGTTGTTGAAGATGATGTTGATATCATTAGCTCTTCTAGTCCTGGTTCAGTCAGCAGTAGCTCTTTGGTTCAGCAACCTTCTATACCCAAGGCAGCAACCACTGAGGGATCAGGTgtacagaaaaaacaggttgttACATTTTCACAAGAGCCATTTTCTAAACCCggagaatttaaaataaaaatctcagatGTCCTCACTGGAAACAACAAGGAATTCAGTACAGGTGTAGCACCAAAGCATGTGGCAGAAGGACAGAAAATCATAACATTAGATACAGCAACTGAAATAGAAGGGTTATCCACAGGCTGTAAGGTTTATGCAAATATTGGTGAGGATACGTATGACATAGTCATTCCTGTAAAGGGCGATTCCGAGGAAGGCGAAGCCAAGCTTGATGAAACACCTAGAACGTCTGGTGGTGGTTCTCCAAACAGGAAACGCATGAAAGTAAAGCACGATGACCATTATGAGCTCATAGTGGACGGAAGAGTCTATTACATTTGTATTGTGTGTAAGAGATCCTATGCGTGTCTGACCAGTTTACGGAGACATTTTAACGTTCATTCCTGGGAGAAGAAGTATCCATGTCGATACTGTGACAAAGTTTTTCCTCTTGCAGAATACCGTACGAAGCATGAAATTCACCACACCGGTGAGCGAAGGTACCAGTGCTTGACCTGTGGCAAATCTTTCATCAACTACCAAATTACAGCCTCCCACATTAGATCAGTGCACAGCCAAGACCCTTCCGGAGATACCAAGCTTTATCGACTGCATCCCTGCAGGTCTTTGCAGATCAGACAGTATGCATACATTACTGATCACTCAAGCAGTATACCAGTAATAAATGAGGGTGGAATTGTTTATCGTGTTGGCACGGGGAAGGATGGCACTGAAGGAACAACATCTAACCCTCCAGCCAAACAGATTACCTGGGATGACATTTTCATTCCACAGGGAAATGaagcaatttttaaacaaaatccatCAGAGGGAAGTACTGAGTTTGAGTTTGTAATACCGGAATCTTACTGA
- the NKAP gene encoding NF-kappa-B-activating protein, with product MAPASRSRSPPAASPERRGRRSRSRSRSRERNGLKRPSHRRSRSWSRSRERTPGGPRSAAHHGHHHKAWPEYYEKEKEEILRQRRLNERERIGELGAPEVWGLSPKVPDPDSDEHTPVEDEEAKSKSSSSDSSSEEEKKKKKKRKKKKRKVSKRKRRKHSEDSDSESESEQNSSDEDKKKSKKKKKKNRKKKYKKKKNKKSRKESSDSSSEDSDDETFQGEDLWIERSKNTEADSLIGPEAPKTHASQDDRPLNYGHALLPGEGAAMAEYVKAGKRIPRRGEIGLTSEEIASFESSGYVMSGSRHRRMEAVRLRKENQIYSADEKRALASFNQEERRKRENKILASFREMVYRKTKGKEEK from the exons atgGCGCCGGCGTCGCGTTCCCGCAGCCCGCCGGCCGCCAGCCCCgagcgccgcggccgccgctcgCGCTCCCGGTCCCGCTCCCGCGAACGCAATGGCCTGAAGCGGCCGAGCCACCGGCGGAGCCGCAGCTGGTCCCGTTCCCGCGAGCGCACCCCCGGCGGGCCGCGCTCCGCCGCGCACCACGGCCACCACCACAAGGCCTGGCCCGAGTACTacgagaaggagaaggaggagatcCTGCGGCAGAG GAGACtcaatgagagagagagaattggAGAACTGGGGGCGCCTGAAGTCTGGGGACTGTCACCAAAGGTTCCTGACCCCGA ttcCGATGAGCATACACCGGTAGAAGATGAAGAGGCAAAATCTAAGAGTAGTTCTTCAGATTCCAGCTCAGAAG aggaaaaaaagaagaagaagaaaagaaagaagaaaaagcggAAGGTATCCAAAAGAAAACGCAGAAAACATTCTGAGGACAGCGACAGCGAGTCGGAGTCTGAGCAGAACTCCAGCG atgaagataaaaagaaaagcaagaagaagaaaaagaagaacagaaa GAAGAAGtataagaagaagaaaaataagaagagcAGGAAGGAATCCAGTGATTCAAGTAGTGAAGATTCTGATGACGAAACATTTCAAGGGGAAGATCTCTGGATTGAGAGATCAA AAAATACAGAAGCTGATAGCTTGATTGGACCAGAAGCTCCCAAAACTCATGCATCTCAGGATGATAGGCCTTTGAA CTATGGACATGCCCTCTTGCCTGGTGAAGGTGCAGCAATGGCAGAGTACGTAAAAGCAGGAAAACGTATACCCCGGAGAGGTGAAATCGGCTTGACCAGTGAAGAGATCGCGTCGTTTGAGAGCTCTGGCTATGTCATGAGTGGCAGCAG ACATCGCCGTATGGAAGCTGTGCGTCTGCGTAAAGAGAACCAGATCTACAGCGCAGATGAAAAGAGAGCTCTGGCTTCCTTCAaccaggaggagaggaggaaacgAGAGAATAAGATCCTTGCAAGCTTTCGAGAGATGGTCTACAGAAAGActaaaggcaaagaagaaaaataa